AACATTGGCTGTCTTGCGACCAACACCTGCGAGACTCTCTAATTCCTCACGTGTCTGAGGAACTTGACCATTAAAATCGTTCAGTAACTGTTGGGCACATTTTTTAAGAAATTTAGCCTTATTGCGATACAGTCCCAGGCGAGAAATGTGTGAAGCAATCTCACTCTCTGTCGCCACAGACATGGCTTGTGGCGTTGGAAAGGCGGCAAAGAGACCTGGTGTGGCCTTATTTACCGCTGCATCCGTTGTCTGAGCTGATAACATGACCGCAACCAAGAGTTCAAAATGATTGGTAAAATCAAGACTGGGCTTGGCATCTGGAAACAGAGCAATGATTTCTTCTAGCACCTTTCGTGCGCGTTTTTTTGACAAGACCATTATTCGTCTCCGTCAAATAGTCCTTGTAAGCCAGCAAAAGGACTGTTTTCTTCTTTCTTAACTGCTTGTTGGGCTTGGTATTCTTCCTCAGTCATGATTTGCCAATCATTTCCTGACACAAATCCTTGACCAGCCTCTTCTTCAGCCGTCAAGACCTTGATAGGAATGTTTAGCAGGATATTGTCTGACACGCTCTCAGCAAGGTCCAGTTCTCCATTTTCGATAGGCAGGACCAAATCATCATCTAGAACTTCTTGATCTAACTGGTTGGTTGCCCCTTCCATGAAAACTTCTGTGACTGGATAAGATTCAACTAACTCAACTGGCTCCATACTACGACTTGAAGCAAGGATAATGGTGTAAGACAACTGGTAATCTAGGAAATACATACGGTCTTCGTACTGTACTTTCCCAACTGCAAGGATATCTTTTACATCTAAAATTTCTTGATTGCGTGCACGCAGGTCTGCGGCTAGGTCTAACGTTTGTTCAAAACGCAAGCCTTCAGACTGATTACGAATTTCTTGAATATTGAATTTCATACTTCCTCCATAAAGATTTACTCTTTTCATTATACCATGAAAAGTTTACAAATCAGCACACCAAGCTTTGTAATTAAAATTCGATTTTTGATTTTTAATATTTAGTATGATTCTTTTTGTTTTTTGATGCTATTCTATAAAAAATAATACATTAGAGTAAGTAGGAGGCTCATATGGAAGACAAAGAACTCATTACTAATGCAACCCAACTCCTATCCAAGTTAAATAAAAATTTCCAAAGTTGTAAACAAGGAACACTCGATGATCTTCAACTGCAAGAGCTGCTAAACACTACTATCAAGAGCTCACAAAAGCTGCAAAATTGAACAACAGTATCTTAATTGACCTTGAGAAATTTTACCAACGGACCAGCCTCTTGATTGGACTTGGCACACTTAAACTGAATGAGCAAACTCGTACTGCTT
This window of the Streptococcus sp. 116-D4 genome carries:
- the nth gene encoding endonuclease III: MVLSKKRARKVLEEIIALFPDAKPSLDFTNHFELLVAVMLSAQTTDAAVNKATPGLFAAFPTPQAMSVATESEIASHISRLGLYRNKAKFLKKCAQQLLNDFNGQVPQTREELESLAGVGRKTANVVMSVGFGIPAFAVDTHVERICKHHDIVKKSATPLEVEKRVMDILPPEQWLAAHQAMIYFGRAICHPKNPECDQYPQLYDFSNL
- a CDS encoding YceD family protein; protein product: MKFNIQEIRNQSEGLRFEQTLDLAADLRARNQEILDVKDILAVGKVQYEDRMYFLDYQLSYTIILASSRSMEPVELVESYPVTEVFMEGATNQLDQEVLDDDLVLPIENGELDLAESVSDNILLNIPIKVLTAEEEAGQGFVSGNDWQIMTEEEYQAQQAVKKEENSPFAGLQGLFDGDE